The proteins below come from a single Iocasia fonsfrigidae genomic window:
- the ptsP gene encoding phosphoenolpyruvate--protein phosphotransferase: MSCKVYQGIPVSKGIGIGKVYKYSREKKIVNAATIASDNIEAELQRYCQAKERANKRLKEIRDRAAQELEAAETKIFDAHVHMLNDPVLDQEIKGLIINHKMNSEAAVNQAIDVVIEKFNRLENNFFRERIKDIQDVGNHLLSALNGENTSLHDLPAASIILADDLTPSETALLDKDKLGGFILSHGGETSHTAIMAKSLTIPAVVNIEGILEEVSQGDTIILDGIVGKIYLNPSVELLNKYRERLANYKKRQDDLLVLKDKAAVTIDGFKVQLAANIASEQELEKALEVNGDGIGLFRTEFLYMNNDDLKNEERQYNVYRKVLTAMAPKPVVVRALDIGGDKDLPYFDSPDEINPFLGWRGIRILLDRQDIFRSQLRALLRASTCGNLKIIFPMISSLEQLRKTKDLFAGVKSELELAGIAYNPNVETGIMIEVPATAVLAELFAAEVDFFSIGTNDLVQYTLAVDRNNSKIANLYSPYHPAVLKLIDQVARAAKRNGIGVEICGEAAADPLLTPVFLGMGIRVLSMNPGSILEIKRDVRRLKQHNAEEKAARVLEFKTEKEIEDYLKNS; the protein is encoded by the coding sequence ATGAGTTGTAAAGTTTATCAAGGAATACCTGTATCAAAGGGAATAGGAATAGGTAAAGTATATAAGTATTCCCGGGAGAAAAAAATTGTTAATGCTGCTACTATTGCTAGTGATAATATTGAAGCTGAATTACAGAGATACTGTCAGGCAAAAGAAAGGGCTAATAAACGTCTTAAGGAGATACGGGATAGAGCTGCTCAGGAACTGGAGGCAGCTGAGACAAAAATATTTGATGCCCATGTTCATATGCTCAATGACCCGGTTCTTGATCAGGAGATTAAGGGATTAATTATAAATCATAAGATGAATAGTGAGGCTGCTGTTAATCAGGCTATTGATGTAGTTATTGAAAAGTTTAATCGCCTGGAAAATAATTTTTTTAGGGAAAGGATTAAAGATATTCAGGATGTTGGGAATCACCTGCTGTCTGCTTTAAATGGAGAAAACACTTCTCTACATGACCTGCCAGCTGCTTCTATTATACTTGCTGATGACCTTACCCCTTCAGAAACCGCTTTACTGGATAAAGACAAATTAGGTGGTTTTATCTTAAGCCATGGTGGGGAGACCTCTCATACAGCGATAATGGCTAAGAGTCTGACAATACCTGCAGTAGTTAATATAGAGGGGATACTTGAAGAAGTATCCCAGGGGGATACGATTATCCTGGATGGTATAGTGGGTAAGATTTACCTTAATCCTTCCGTTGAATTACTAAATAAATACCGAGAAAGACTGGCTAATTATAAGAAAAGGCAGGATGACCTGCTGGTTCTTAAAGATAAGGCTGCTGTTACTATTGATGGGTTCAAGGTTCAGCTTGCTGCTAATATAGCTTCTGAACAGGAATTAGAGAAGGCCCTGGAAGTTAATGGTGATGGTATTGGTCTCTTTCGTACAGAGTTTTTATATATGAATAATGATGATTTAAAGAACGAAGAAAGGCAGTATAATGTCTATAGGAAGGTATTAACAGCAATGGCACCTAAACCTGTTGTGGTAAGAGCCCTTGATATTGGGGGAGATAAAGATCTGCCTTATTTTGATTCTCCTGATGAGATTAACCCATTTCTGGGTTGGCGTGGTATTCGAATTTTGCTTGATAGGCAGGATATCTTCAGGAGCCAACTAAGGGCTTTACTCAGGGCATCCACCTGTGGAAATCTAAAAATTATTTTTCCGATGATATCGTCACTGGAACAGCTTAGAAAGACAAAGGATCTTTTTGCAGGTGTAAAAAGTGAACTGGAATTAGCAGGGATTGCCTATAATCCAAATGTTGAGACTGGAATTATGATTGAGGTTCCGGCAACAGCTGTTCTGGCTGAGCTTTTTGCGGCAGAAGTTGATTTCTTTAGTATTGGGACAAATGACCTTGTACAATATACTCTGGCTGTAGATAGGAATAATAGTAAAATTGCCAATTTATATTCACCATATCACCCTGCTGTCCTAAAGTTGATTGACCAGGTAGCCAGAGCGGCTAAAAGAAATGGTATTGGGGTAGAGATTTGTGGAGAAGCAGCTGCAGATCCTTTGCTTACACCTGTTTTTTTAGGTATGGGGATCAGGGTATTGAGTATGAATCCAGGTTCTATCCTGGAGATAAAAAGAGATGTCAGACGGTTAAAGCAGCATAATGCGGAAGAAAAAGCAGCCAGGGTATTAGAGTTTAAAACTGAGAAAGAGATTGAAGATTATCTTAAGAATAGTTAA
- a CDS encoding RidA family protein, translated as MSKIKEINTEKSPAAIGPYSQAINIDRLIFTSGQIPFTAEGELVSDNVQDQARQSLNNIKNILEKAGSSMEKVIKCTVFISDMNEFGQVNEVYQEFFSKPFPARSTVEVARLPKDVKVEIEAIALT; from the coding sequence ATGAGTAAAATTAAAGAAATTAACACTGAAAAAAGCCCAGCGGCTATTGGACCATATTCCCAGGCCATTAATATTGACAGGCTAATCTTTACCAGTGGCCAAATACCTTTTACAGCTGAGGGTGAACTGGTCAGTGATAATGTACAGGATCAAGCCAGACAATCACTAAACAATATTAAAAACATTCTGGAAAAAGCTGGTTCAAGTATGGAAAAGGTAATTAAGTGTACTGTCTTTATTAGTGATATGAACGAATTTGGCCAGGTTAATGAAGTATATCAAGAGTTCTTTAGCAAACCGTTTCCCGCCAGAAGTACAGTTGAAGTCGCCCGCTTACCTAAAGATGTTAAGGTAGAAATAGAGGCCATAGCACTTACTTAA
- a CDS encoding HPr family phosphocarrier protein, translated as MKHLQQQVVEIRNKTGIHARSASTLVQKANSFYSEISLVYEGKEADAKSILAVMSLGIDYGREVVVKAEGEDEEFAIKTLTEFINDLEDGE; from the coding sequence ATGAAACATTTGCAGCAGCAGGTAGTTGAAATAAGGAATAAAACCGGGATTCATGCCCGTTCTGCCAGTACACTAGTACAGAAGGCTAATAGTTTTTATTCAGAAATTTCTCTGGTGTATGAGGGTAAAGAAGCTGATGCCAAAAGTATACTGGCTGTTATGTCGTTGGGTATAGACTATGGGAGGGAAGTAGTTGTAAAAGCAGAGGGTGAGGATGAGGAATTTGCCATTAAAACCTTGACAGAATTTATCAATGATTTGGAGGATGGGGAGTAG
- a CDS encoding L-fucose isomerase has product MVNQGKKRLIGNMPKIGIRPIIDGRRGIRDSLEEKTLNMAKSVAGLIENNLRYANGLSVECVIADSCIGGVAEAAKAEELFEKENVGVSISVTPCWCYGTETMDTVPGRPKAIWGFNGTERPGAVYLAAVLAAHNQKGLPAFGIYGENVQDMDDNTIPEEAKEKLLKFARAGIAVATMKNKSYLSIGSVSMGIAGCIVDESFFQDYLGMRNEYVDMSELYRRIEEEIYDHDEYQKAINWVKENCQEGQDNNSPETQRSRKEKDRDWEFVVKMTLIVRDLMIGNDKLAELNFEEEALGHNAIASGFQGQRQWTDHFPNGDFMEAILNSSFDWNGIRESFNVATENDTLNGITMLFGHLLTGTAQVFADVRTYWSSAAVERVTGQKLSGRASKGIIHLINSGSAALDGTGQQSDNGKPVMKPYWDITDEEVDKCLEATTWRPASLGYFRGGGFSSQFVTKGEMPVTMSRINIIKGLGPVLQIAEGYTVELPEDVHDILDKRTDPTWPTTWFAPVLTEKTAFRDVYSVMDNWGSNHGVISYGHIGDLLITLASLLRIPVSMHNVSEDRIFRPDTWKAFGSSDLEGADYRACKNFGPLYK; this is encoded by the coding sequence ATGGTTAATCAAGGTAAGAAAAGACTAATAGGAAACATGCCCAAAATTGGGATTAGACCCATTATAGATGGTAGAAGGGGTATCAGGGATTCTTTAGAAGAGAAGACACTCAATATGGCCAAATCTGTTGCTGGGCTGATTGAAAATAATCTAAGATATGCTAACGGCTTATCTGTTGAGTGTGTTATCGCTGATTCCTGTATTGGTGGTGTTGCTGAAGCAGCTAAAGCTGAGGAATTATTTGAGAAAGAAAATGTAGGTGTCAGTATTTCTGTGACTCCGTGCTGGTGTTATGGTACTGAAACCATGGATACAGTCCCAGGGAGACCAAAGGCTATCTGGGGTTTTAATGGTACTGAAAGGCCAGGGGCAGTATATCTGGCAGCTGTATTGGCGGCCCATAACCAGAAAGGATTACCTGCTTTCGGAATATATGGTGAGAATGTTCAGGATATGGATGACAATACTATCCCAGAAGAGGCAAAAGAAAAATTATTGAAATTTGCCAGGGCTGGTATTGCTGTGGCAACCATGAAAAATAAATCATACCTATCAATTGGTTCTGTTTCTATGGGGATAGCTGGCTGTATTGTGGATGAGTCATTTTTTCAGGATTACTTAGGTATGAGGAATGAATATGTTGATATGTCAGAGCTCTACCGCAGGATAGAAGAAGAGATATATGATCATGATGAGTACCAGAAGGCAATTAACTGGGTTAAAGAAAATTGTCAGGAGGGTCAGGATAATAATTCTCCAGAAACACAGCGTTCTCGTAAGGAAAAAGATCGTGACTGGGAATTTGTAGTTAAAATGACCCTGATAGTAAGGGACCTGATGATAGGAAATGATAAACTAGCAGAGCTTAATTTTGAAGAAGAAGCCCTGGGACATAATGCAATAGCCAGTGGATTTCAGGGACAGAGACAGTGGACTGATCATTTCCCCAATGGAGACTTTATGGAAGCAATTTTAAATTCCTCATTTGACTGGAATGGTATCAGGGAGTCATTTAACGTAGCCACTGAGAATGACACTTTAAATGGTATTACCATGCTATTTGGACATTTATTAACAGGAACAGCCCAGGTCTTTGCTGATGTAAGGACATACTGGAGTTCAGCTGCTGTAGAGCGTGTTACCGGACAGAAATTAAGTGGGCGGGCCAGTAAGGGTATAATCCATTTAATAAATTCAGGATCAGCTGCCCTTGATGGAACAGGTCAACAGAGTGATAATGGAAAACCAGTTATGAAACCATACTGGGATATTACAGATGAAGAAGTTGACAAATGCCTGGAGGCCACTACCTGGCGGCCTGCCAGTCTAGGATATTTCAGAGGTGGAGGATTCTCCTCACAATTTGTTACTAAAGGGGAGATGCCAGTAACTATGTCCAGGATTAATATTATTAAGGGACTGGGACCAGTCTTACAGATTGCTGAGGGCTATACTGTAGAACTACCAGAAGATGTACATGATATTCTGGATAAGAGAACAGACCCAACCTGGCCGACAACCTGGTTTGCACCTGTTTTAACAGAAAAAACGGCTTTTAGAGATGTATATTCTGTAATGGATAACTGGGGTTCAAATCACGGGGTAATAAGTTATGGACATATTGGTGACCTCTTAATAACGCTGGCCTCTCTCTTGCGAATTCCAGTTTCCATGCATAATGTTTCAGAAGACAGGATATTTAGACCTGATACTTGGAAGGCATTTGGCAGCAGTGATTTAGAAGGGGCAGATTACAGGGCCTGTAAGAATTTTGGGCCTCTGTATAAATAA
- a CDS encoding YkvA family protein, with the protein MGKSLFGLIKIIRYLSDSKVGFSKKFLFLLPFIYFLSPIDLFSEIYLPFVGYLDDLAVFVLMWPILKTLLGNYEGDKKHSKDREAVDIDQDDYTVE; encoded by the coding sequence ATGGGGAAAAGTCTTTTTGGTCTTATAAAAATTATCCGCTATCTTAGTGATAGTAAAGTAGGTTTTAGTAAGAAATTTTTGTTCTTACTTCCCTTTATATACTTTCTTTCTCCTATTGATTTATTTAGTGAGATCTATCTGCCTTTTGTTGGATATTTAGATGACCTGGCTGTTTTTGTTCTAATGTGGCCCATTTTAAAGACTCTACTGGGAAATTATGAAGGAGATAAAAAGCACAGTAAAGATAGGGAGGCAGTTGATATTGATCAAGATGATTATACTGTGGAATAA